A genomic segment from Cryptomeria japonica unplaced genomic scaffold, Sugi_1.0 HiC_scaffold_362, whole genome shotgun sequence encodes:
- the LOC131870972 gene encoding LRR receptor-like serine/threonine-protein kinase GSO1 — translation MAALFLLLLMFFIFSVPAFPHSLNHLSQQQQQQQLLLRFKAVVSKNGNALPDWIPLHPFCNWSGIICHSSQSVRAVNLTQMGLDGIISPVLGNLSSLRALDLSSNYLTGIIPPQLGQLPNLWILLLHQNHLQGTIPPALSACRSLYYLALSYNQLHGSIPPELSFIRSLKYLYLGGNNLTGTIPPSLKNLSALVVLDLANNELYGHIPPELGMLSHLQTIYLFGNSLSGAIPSTFHSVRAINLSQMGLDGTNSPVLGSLSSLRSLDLSFNNLTGTIPPQLGQLPNLQILQLAGNQLQGIIPPALSACRSLYLLSLTFDQLHGSIPPELTLLTSLKYLYMCGNSLTGTIPPSFKNLSALVRLDLALNNLSGNIPPELGILTDLEYLSLWGNQLSGNIPNSLGNCSSLKELYLNTNQLGGTVPMELGRLKLLTKIYLHTNQLVSDSSNTLALAFLNALTNCSHLQEIDVKINYFTGILAPTIGQLSSNLNYLALPANMISGSIPQQIVNLANLTYLGLENNLLSGNIPSGINRFRELEELHLSGNKLEGSIPSEISHMQHLGLLNLSHNQLSGKIPDSLCSSQQLRSLLLQHNKLSGEIPVSLEGCQKLELLDLSYNKLGGKIPGEVIASLKNLQFYLNISWNSLEGRLPQEMRQIPEGGLFQNRTVVTFLMGNPGLCGPKHYSLPPCPNLTQGKHSLLKKVVLSVVGTIGFVLCCFIIVILWRHKLSRQLVRSSSFIFQGNYPKFSYQDLFIATSGFDESNLLGVGNFGSVYKGMLRDGRIIGIKNLNLQNEEALKSFKRECKMLGRIRHRNLIRIMSAFFYPDLKGLVLEFACNGSLEKHLHPERDGEGFCKLGLSECLSIAVDVAHGMEYLHHDCPLQIVHCDLKPSNVLLDANMTALVTDFGISRLTSTNSTDSLSTTTFALKGSIGYIAREYGLGGNVSIYGDVYSYGILILEMVTRRRPSDDMFVGDMSLHKWVRSAFPNRLAEIVDRELLSDVNENMEDNKCLLSFIHVGLLCSSESSRERPSMSDVAKALVSLKTCLMGAAAASNLTSTISELLEKCNPTETLASDSSTF, via the exons ATGGCTGCTCTTTTTTTGTTACTTCTAATGTTTTTCATATTTTCAGTCCCCGCTTTTCCTCATTCTCTCAATCATCtctctcaacaacaacaacaacaacaattgctCTTGCGATTCAAAGCTGTCGTATCCAAAAACGGCAATGCTCTGCCCGACTGGATTCCCCTTCACCCATTCTGTAACTGGTCTGGTATTATTTGTCACTCGTCTCAATCTGTTCGTGCCGTCAATTTAACCCAAATGGGTTTAGATGGCATCATCTCTCCTGTACTGGGAAATCTCTCTTCTCTTCGAGCCCTAGATCTCTCCAGTAATTATCTCACTGGTATCATTCCTCCTCAACTCGGCCAACTCCCAAATCTATGGATACTCTTGCTGCATCAGAATCATTTGCAAGGAACCATTCCGCCCGCTCTCTCCGCTTGCCGCAGTTTGTATTATCTGGCACTCTCCTATAACCAACTGCATGGCAGCATTCCGCCTGAGCTGAGCTTTATCAGAAGTTTGAAGTACCTCTACTTGGGCGGCAACAATCTCACGGGTACCATTCCCCCCTCTTTGAAGAATCTGTCTGCCTTAGTTGTATTGGATTTGGCCAACAATGAGCTCTACGGCCACATTCCTCCTGAATTGGGCATGCTCAGTCACCTCCAGACTATTTACCTTTTTGGAAATAGTCTATCGGGCGCCATTCCCAGCACTTTTCACTCTGTCCGTGCCATCAATTTATCCCAAATGGGTTTAGACGGCACCAATTCTCCCGTGCTCGGGAGTCTCTCCTCTCTTCGATCCCTTGATCTCTCCTTCAACAACCTCACTGGTACTATTCCTCCTCAACTCGGCCAACTGCCAAATCTACAGATACTCCAGCTGGCCGGCAATCAATTACAAGGAATCATTCCGCCCGCTCTCTCCGCTTGCCGCAGTTTGTATCTTCTGTCACTCACCTTCGACCAACTGCATGGCAGCATTCCGCCTGAGCTGACTCTTCTAACAAGTTTGAAGTATCTCTACATGTGCGGTAACAGTCTAACGGGTACCATTCCACCCTCTTTCAAGAATCTGTCTGCCTTAGTTCGATTGGATTTGGCCTTAAATAACTTATCGGGCAACATTCCACCTGAATTGGGAATACTAACTGACTTAGAGTATCTTAGTTTATGGGGAAATCAGCTTAGTGGAAACATACCAAACTCCCTGGGAAATTGCTCCAGTCTCAAAGAACTTTATTTAAATACAAACCAACTTGGTGGAACGGTTCCAATGGAACTAGGTAGGTTGAAGCTTCTCACCAAGATTTACCTACACACCAATCAACTCGTTAGTGACAGCAGTAACACATTGGCCTTGGCCTTTCTCAATGCTCTCACAAATTGCTCCCACTTGCAAGAAATAGATGTGAAAATCAATTATTTCACTGGTATATTGGCCCCGACCATAGGCCAGCTGTCTTCTAATCTCAATTACTTGGCTTTACCAGCCAACATGATAAGCGGAAGCATACCACAACAGATTGTAAATCTCGCAAACTTGACATACTTAGGTTTAGAAAATAATCTTTTGAGCGGCAATATTCCATCTGGAATTAATAGATTTCGTGAGTTGGAAGAATTGCATCTGAGTGGGAACAAATTAGAAGGAAGCATTCCAAGTGAGATAAGTCATATGCAACATCTCGGACTCTTAAATCTTAGTCACAACCAGTTATCTGGAAAAATACCTGATTCACTTTGTAGCTCCCAGCAGTTAAGAAGTCTTCTACTTCAGCACAACAAGTTGTCAGGGGAGATCCCTGTTAGTTTGGAGGGATGTCAGAAGTTGGAGCTCCTTGACTTATCTTACAATAAACTAGGGGGAAAGATACCTGGTGAAGTCATTGCCAGCCTTAAAAACCTGCAGTTCTACCTTAATATTTCATGGAATTCTCTGGAAGGGCGGTTGCCGCAGGAGATGA GGCAGATTCCAGAAGGAGGGTTGTTTCAAAATAGAACTGTTGTAACATTTTTAATGGGGAACCCTGGTCTATGTGGTCCAAAACACTATTCATTGCCTCCATGCCCAAATCTGACCCAGGGAAAACATTCCCTTCTCAAAAAAGTTGTCTTATCAGTTGTTGGAACCATTGGATTTGTATTATGCTGCTTCATTATAGTAATTTTATGGAGGCATAAACTTTCAAGGCAACTAGTCCGTTCCTCGAGCTTTATTTTTCAAGGAAACTATCCAAAATTTTCTTATCAAGATCTGTTCATCGCAACATCTGGATTTGACGAGTCAAACTTGCTTGGAGTGGGTAACTTTGGATCTGTCTACAAAGGCATGTTGAGGGATGGTAGGATAATTGGCATCAAGAATCTTAATTTACAAAATGAAGAAGCTCTTAAGAGTTTTAAGAGAGAGTGCAAGATGTTGGGAAGAATTCGGCACCGTAACCTCATCAGAATCATGAGTGCATTTTTCTACCCTGACTTGAAAGGTTTGGTTCTTGAATTTGCATGTAATGGAAGCTTGGAAAAACATTTGCACCCTGAGAGAGATGGTGAAGGCTTTTGTAAATTGGGATTGAGTGAGTGTTTGAGCATTGCTGTTGATGTAGCACATGGCATGGAATATTTACATCATGATTGTCCTCTACAAATTGTGCACTGTGATTTAAAACCCAGCAATGTGCTCTTGGATGCCAACATGACAGCTCTTGTCACTGATTTTGGTATATCCCGTTTAACTTCTACAAATTCCACTGATTCACTGAGTACAACAACATTTGCACTCAAAGGATCCATTGGCTATATTGCTCGAG AGTATGGATTGGGTGGGAATGTTTCTATTTATGGAGATGTTTATAGTTATGGAATTCTGATATTGGAGATGGTTACAAGGAGGAGACCAAGTGATGACATGTTTGTAGGAGACATGAGCTTGCACAAGTGGGTGAGATCAGCTTTTCCAAACAGACTGGCAGAAATTGTTGATAGGGAGCTATTGAGTGATGTGAATGAAAACATGGAAGACAATAAATGTCTTCTTTCTTTCATTCATGTTGGTTTGCTGTGTAGTAGTGAATCATCAAGAGAGCGACCTTCCATGAGTGATGTAGCGAAAGCCTTGGTGAGCCTGAAGACATGTTTGATGGGAGCTGCAGCTGCTTCCAATTTAACATCTACCATATCAGAACTCCTGGAAAAATGCAATCCCACAGAAACATTGGCATCGGACAGCTCTACATTTTAG